Proteins encoded within one genomic window of Fusarium musae strain F31 chromosome 4, whole genome shotgun sequence:
- a CDS encoding hypothetical protein (EggNog:ENOG41) → MKTTIAMLTASMATAILAHPFDTRSQQCNIAPSASPSTKIQPLSSPTASTAQACQKLCTAHASCKSFLFGLPTDAKAPTCKLYSVPAAQVPNQGNNLYVFDKACSEKAVPNTKPTEDKPRGEVKVRVERDDKPHGKPPVEDQDHAGDKPPKNKAPVNPPNNKRDNKPKGKPPVDGKPPAGDKGKGKAPVNPPNNKRGIKPEDKPHGDYKPKAPLPPKDKNSGKHN, encoded by the coding sequence ATGAAGACCACCATCGCCATGCTCACCGCCTCAATGGCCACCGCCATCCTCGCCCATCCCTTCGACACTCGCTCCCAGCAGTGCAACATCGCCCCCTCCGCCTCTCCCTCCACCAAAATCCAGCCCCTTTCCTCTCCAACTGCCTCCACCGCCCAGGCCTGCCAGAAGCTCTGCACCGCTCACGCCTCCTGCAAGAGCTTCCTCTTCGGCCTCCCCACTGACGCCAAGGCTCCCACCTGCAAGCTCTACTCTGTCCCTGCGGCCCAGGTCCCTAACCAGGGAAATAACCTGTATGTCTTTGACAAGGCTTGCTCTGAGAAGGCTGTGCCCAACACCAAGCCTACGGAGGATAAGCCACGTGGTGAGGTGAAGGTTAGGGTTGAGAGGGATGACAAGCCTCATGGCAAGCCTCCTGTCGAGGATCAGGACCACGCTGGTGATAAGCCacccaagaacaaggctCCCGTCAACCCTCCTAACAACAAGAGGGACAACAAGCCTAAGGGCAAGCCTCCTGTCGATGGCAAGCCCCCTGCAGGTGATaagggcaagggcaaggctcCCGTGAACCCTCCCAACAACAAGCGCGGCATTAAACCCGAAGACAAGCCCCATGGTGATTACAAGCCCAAGGCTCCCCTGCcccccaaggacaagaactCTGGCAAGCACAACTAA